A window from Cyanobacteriota bacterium encodes these proteins:
- a CDS encoding HU family DNA-binding protein, translating to MNKAELIETVSEQTGLSKTQADEVLKSILATITGQLSKGNKITLVGFGTFERRKRKARVGVNPQNPTQKIKIPAKNAPAFSAGSELKAAVQTGKAPVLAQKKIAAKKAAVKKTTAKNATAKKATKAKAKR from the coding sequence ATGAATAAAGCAGAATTAATAGAAACAGTTTCAGAACAAACTGGACTTTCTAAAACTCAGGCCGATGAAGTACTAAAATCAATTTTAGCTACTATCACTGGTCAACTATCAAAAGGAAACAAAATCACACTAGTAGGTTTTGGTACTTTTGAAAGAAGAAAACGTAAGGCACGTGTTGGTGTAAACCCACAAAACCCTACGCAAAAAATCAAGATCCCTGCTAAAAATGCACCAGCATTCTCTGCAGGTTCTGAGCTTAAAGCGGCAGTTCAAACTGGTAAAGCACCAGTTTTAGCTCAAAAGAAAATTGCAGCTAAAAAAGCAGCAGTTAAAAAAACAACTGCTAAAAATGCAACTGCTAAAAAAGCAACAAAAGCAAAAGCTAAAAGATAG